The genome window gaagtgtagtgtgatgtagtgtagtgtagtgtagtgtaaagtatgtgatgtagtggagtgtagtgtgatgtagtgtagtgtagtgtagtgtaaagtatgtgatgtagtgaagtgtagtgtgatgtagtgtagtgtagtgtagtgtagtgtgatgtagtgtagtgtagtgtagtgtagtgtaaagtatgtgatgtagtgtagtgtagtgtagtgtaaattatgtgatgtagtgaagtgtagtgtgatgtagtgtagtgtagtgtagtgtaaagtatgtgatgtagtgtagtgtagtgtgatgtagtgtagtgtagtgtagtgtaaagtatgtgatgtagtgtagtgtagtgtagtgtaaagtatgtgatgtagtgtagtgtagtgtagtgtagtgtaaagtatgtgatgtagtgtagtgtagtgtagtgtaaagtatgtgatgtagtgaagtgtagtgtgatgtagtgtagtgtagtgtagtgtaaagtatgtgatgtagtggagtgtagtgtgatgtagtgtagtgtagtgtagtgtaaagtatgtgatgtagtgaagtgtagtgtgatgtagtgtagtgtagtgtagtgtagtgtgatgtagtgtagtgtagtgtagtgtagtgtaaagtatgtgatgtagtgtagtgtagtgtaaagtatgtgatgtagtgaagtgtagtgtgatgtagtgtagtgtagtgtagtgtagtgtgatgtagtgtagtgtagtgtagtgtagtgtaaagtatgtgatgtagtgtagtgtagtgtaaattatgtgatgtagtgaagtgtagtgtgatgtagtgtagtgtagtgtagtgtaaagtatgtgatgtagtgtagtgtagtgtagtgtaaagtatgtgatgtagtgtagtgtagtgtagtgtaaagtatgtgatgtagtgaagtgtagtgtgatgtagtgtagtgtagtgtagtgtaaagtatgtgatgtagtgtagtgtagtgtagtgtaaagtatgtgatgtagtgtagtgtagtgtagtgtagtgtaaagtatgtgatgtagtgtagtgtagtgtagtgtaaagtatgtgatgtagtgaagtgtagtgtgatgtagtgtcgtgtagtgtagtgtaaagtatgtgatgtagtgtagtgtagtgtaaagtatgtgatgtagtgtagtgtagtgtagtgtagtgtaaagtatgtgatgtagtgtagtgtaaagtatgtgatgtagtgtgatgtagtgtagtgatggTTAAGGTtgtgggttactgattggaaggttgggggttcaagccccagcactgccctTGAGCTCCATGCAGTATCATGACTGAAAGTAGTGTAGAAAGTAGCATGCTGGGATATGCTGTAATGTGACTAATAAAAGAGTCATTATAATTAGAGTGATGTAATGTGATGTAGTGTGCTTCTGGCTGTGTGAGGATTTAGTGGTTGTATAgaacactctcagaaataaggATAATATAAAGTTAACGTTTCCTTGTTGCTCAATATGGTATCATTAATGCtatgttttgtacattttatatatttgatctggaaaaaatggAATAAAGTACATGTTTAATGGtgttttaatttgaaggtgTATATATAAAGTGGACTTTAAGGACCACTGGCATACCTTTATAGTGTTACTCTAGAAGATATGTTAATTTAATTATGAACTTTCCTAATCATTAAACACCACATGCACCTTCTCAGGTAACAAAGGGCCTACATAGGGGATACATCCGAACCCGAAGAAGGTCTCTAACACCCAGCTGAATAATGTCTGATTCCTGTCGAAATGTCACTGATCTGATGATTTACTATTTCTGATGAATAAAATTTCACTTCCACATAAAATGTAAGCCACGGACTTTCCGCGTTAAGAAATCTGAACTCGTGGAATGGGGGCGTGTCTAGTGAGGACAGGGAGCGCGGGGCGTGGTTTGCTTCTGATAAATTCCGTCGCGCTGAGCTCGAGTCAAACACACCGAGAGTCAGTGCTCAGAGACACGTACCGAGCAGAGCGATACACACCGAGCAGACATGTACACCAGATCCACCTCCATGAGCTTCACCTACCCGAGCCACAGCGCGAGCTACAGACCGGTGGCGCGCAGCACCGAGCCCGAAGTGTTCACCTTCGACCGGATCCCGGTTCAGCACTTCAGCCCGCCGAGGCAGCCGCAGCGCCGCAGAGTGATGCGGGTCATGTACCCGGCCAAAGTGCGCAAATACCTGCCTCCGGCCGAGAAGAGCCCCGCCAAGCGCTGGCTGCTGGCGCTGTGCCTGGTGCTGCTGGCGCAGATTTACACCGAGCGCGACGACGAGCTCGACATCACCGAACCGGCCGCGCTCTCAGACGCTCTCTCCGGGGATCTGCCGGGCGATGACGCGTCTGCGTCCTCGCCGCTCTTCCTGAACTTCCGCTCGGCCGAGGAGAGCGCCATGCGCATGACCAGCTGCTCCAAAGACTCTGGGCCGTGGATAAACACGACGTGCGAGGCGGAGGAGACAGAAGTGCAGGAACACCGTCAGCCCCGCCtgcagcagaggaaaaaccccTACGTGGTGGCGCTCCTGTATCCCGCTGTTCTCCACACGCTGGGCTGCGAGCAGTGAACAccctccacccatccacccatctatctatcaagCACTGATGGAGGCtctcagagacagagagacagcaggctgaggaagacagacagaaggtGTTCACCTCAGCTGGACTGTTCTGTGCACATCTGCATGAACACCTGCATTGTTCATGAAGTAATTAATCACTGAAGAACTGCATTACTGAGTAGAATGAAGAGGTTAAATCAGCACTTTTCCTGTGCAGAGATGCGAGACAGGAACTGACCGAGACACTTTAAACACTTTTGATGGACTAAACTTGAACTTGAAGTGtaactttatatatttattgtaaaataataataatgacatcgGGTACTGTGTAAGACAGGACTACAGACccgtgtgatgatgatgatgagcaaCACTTGAACTCTCTGAACCAGTTGTTTGATGAAGAAATGCTGTTCCGTGCTCACTCTTGTAGTTATTTATTCTGTGCTATTTAtgtcatgaatatttaatgtcCTATTTATTTTTCTGCGTAAAATAAACATGTGAAGTTTGCATACTTGTGTTTCCCTTAGCTTTTTTTTAGTCGCTGAATAATACCAGAATGAGAATAGACAGCCatgaaacacaacacacacacacacacacacacgcacaggcaCACATACGCACAGGCACAAGCATGTCATCTCACAGAGTAAAAAAACAATACTGGAGCTTTTAGCTGTAAACAGGTTTCTACTTGCATGACGATACAGGAACACTGTTAAGATACTTCCATATTTGAAACTTTTTGTCCTGATGTTTAATCTGAGACTCTATCAGATTTATTTCTGTTAGCTTTCTGTCCGACTCAGACCTCCTTTCTGACCCCTCTGTTCATCACAGAGCTCATTTAGGAAGCTACACAGCAATCACAGAAACGTACTGCCATGTTTAGTGTATTATGATGAGAATACATCTCGGCTGTGTTCGAAATGCCTCTGCACTTCTCACACCGACCCAGACAGACTTCTACAAGTCTGATCCTCTTACAGAGGAGTTCATCAGATGTGGGACGGGAAACCGGGTGCGTTTCACTACGTTCACGTTAACAAACGAAAAGTCACttgtctcttgtgggcgtggcctgtccgaCATCTGATGAGAAACGGTAAGTAGCTAGGTCATAACTATATCGCTTCTAATTAAATATCGCACGAATCAAAGATTAGCCACGCATGCTAACTGAACTGAGATCGTTATCTGGAGTGATCATTTTACCTCCATATTTGCATAGAGGTGATAAAAATCTCAGTTGAAGTGATGTGCTGTTGCTGAAATTGAACAATAGGAACACCTCGTAGAATTTGTAAAGGTTTTAATGGGAATcttactggttttaatggaaactgtaatggtccctctGGGTCTCGATTGGTATTTTGTtgtcttctattggtggcaCGTTACATCTAGTGGATTCCATTAacgaccaataatggtaatggtgaTGCGGTGATTAGCCGGACTTCTTACCCACAGACTAAAACAGCACAGACGGACTCGAGTcttgtggttttttttaaaagctttcatATTACTGTAAGTCCAAGtcttaataataaatagctAGCTACAGGACACGAGTCCTTACAGAAATGACCAAAATGAGCTAGCTTTGTGTGTGGATAAAACATTCCACcacagttagctagctagctttgtgAGAAGATAAGCATGTGACGTGAATTAGCTAGCTTTTTAACAATACGTGTTAATTAGCTTTGCTTGGGGTTAAACCATTAGCCTATAGCTAGCTTCGTAGCTAATCCCATTCCGCAATGCTGGTGCCTTGCTTATTTATGCTAATGCTAGCGACATGGTTTGAAAGAAATCTGCTGGAGTTTGTAAGTAGATTTGGATTTTGATCGTTCCCGCCTCAGGATTCAAGGTTCTTTGGATAGAAACTGAACGTGAAGAGGTGTGTTTCCCTCAGAATTTCAGTAGATTCTGTATTTATTCAACTAATCctgtgcgtgtttgtgttttttcgATCTAGCCTTTCCAGATTTAGGATAAAGACGGTGTCAGAAATTTTCTCCTTAATACCTCGAGCTCAGCGTGAAGaacgtgtgtgtttctgcacGAGCGGATCACTCTGATGGACGACGTGAGCAGAACCTAGTCATTTTTCAATCGCAGGTCTACGGTCAGCGGATCTTCATGGTGTAGTCTGGCGTGGAGACGCACATGTTCACACAGACTGTTCAGAGTAAAGTTTATGGGGATTTCGTACAGTGTGATGAGGAATCATCTGTTTTACTCGTGGTGTCAAACTGGTTCACCACATTGTTACAGAGTGTGTCGCATCTGCTCCGTCATCACGCCCCTCCCCCCTCCCACAGTGTGATGGGCTTTACCCAGCCCACTTCCTCCGGGATATTACATCGTTTGtgttgtgtaagtgtgtgtccGGTCAGAAAAAGTGTCCTTTAACCAACACTCAGGCTGGAATCTCCCAGTTACACTtcctattacacacacacacacacacacacacacacacacacacacacacacacacacacacacacttgggaAGTAAAGTTTACAAACCAACTCCTCCTGATTCACAATGCACGCAACTTCAGTCACTGTAATTGCcttctctctctgacacacacacacacacacacacacacacacacacacacacacattcccaaaGTGTGACTAATCCTGCACCAAAGCTCTCCGGATCTGCCTGGTTTCACATAACAGgagggagaatgagagtgagagagacaggaagggggaaaaaatgggaaTGCCCTTCCAGATGAGGTGTGTCAGGCCTGTAGTAGCATGCAATCCTGTACATGCAAcaccatacacacccacacacacacacacacacactatgtaaTAGATTCTGCAGAGATTTCAGGTCAGGTTACTCTGCTGTGACACACGATTGTACCTTAAGGGAGAAAATACTCCCAGAGTTTTGAAGCCATAGAACTCCATAAATCTGTTAACGTAGAAAATGTCTTTCAAATCCGAACTGCATCGCCCTTATCCGTGTGTCCTTCACCTACCTGTCCTTCACCATCAGAGTTATAAATAAGTACAAAACAAATTCCCCAATGCCGGAAGTTTTCACGAGATAAGAGACCGTGTACAGTGTTACAGCTGTTACAGGTGTTTATATAGTGGCAGTAAGGCATGCTGGGAATTTTTACAGTAGAAAACCTGCACTTCCTGCCGAGACCTACTCATTCCGGTTATTACTCCAGGGTCAGGGTGCGAAGACCGGAGTAATATCACACTTGTGATAAAAtagagtttatttttattattctgatgattttttattataattcatataatatataattataaagaATGGTTTTGAttctaatttaatatttaaaacactgGCTGCACCCCCAGTAACTGGGCCtgtgtaaatggtctgcacttcaCAGGGCATCACAGTCAcgtgacctgaaccccataggaaatctctggtgggatgtgaagaaggcggtcgcagcacgcaaacccgagaatattactgacctggagggcgttgctcatgaggaacgggagaagattcctcaggaacgctgcagaagctcttcatcaggtcataacagcaaaaggagctcTATTAAGTCCTAAAGACCATCgtcatgaagggggtgaataatttcgagactggagaaatcattataagttgcatgtTCAGGAGAATTCGGGGAAAACacttgttgtgttgaactatttcaaccgcttttgtttgatttgttcatcgcaaacatctgaaagtctgtacattttgacaataaacctgatttgcactggggggtgaatacttttgatCACAACTGTATGTAGCGCTTTTTAAACTTAGCAATTCTACTGTTCCTCGTTTACACATTCAGCGCTAGCGGGAGCAAATTGGTCTGTGTCTTGCCCGAGGAAATTTCGGCATGTAGAGACACGTGGGCCAGGactcgaaccgccaaccctacgatgaatggacaacccgctctaccaccttcGCCATCAGACACAGCCACACCCGAGCGGTTAGCGTGTTAGTGTGAGATAGGTCAATGCGATGTTACTCGGTTCTCGGTATTCAGCATGCAGACCCGTGGTGTCTCTGTGGACTTCTCTGTGTACAACAGTTTAAAACAGAAGATTTCCCGTGACCCCCGAGCTACCGCTGTACTACCCCCAGGGTAAGACCCGCTGTACTACGCCGTTTTACACCACAGTGTTTCCTCTGCGCACACTAACATCATTAACAGTATGGAAGCCCATGCTTTAGGGTTGTCTGTAGGGTCGGTCATCAGGGAGGTGGTCACCAAGGCGACAGGTGACACGTGACGCGTGTTTAAATGACAGAAGGAATGAAGTGACGTGTGTGAGTTCTCTTTTCCAGAAGAATCCTTTAGACAACGCTCAGCTCCTTGTCTTCTTCTCTTCCATCCTGTGCCAACATCATTCTTTTTattacaatacacacacacacacacacacacacacacaccctcacaccctgAGTTTCGGCTATGGTACAAGCGCCCAAAGACATCTTATGTCTTACAAAAAGAGAAGTGCAGGAGTGGAAGTGAAATCACTTCCttcactttctcacacacacacacacacacacacacacacacacacacacacacacacacacacacacacacacacacactagcatgGTTAAACAACCTACAAATTGATAATTACAGTAACTGGTTCCGCAGTTCTGTTTCATTCCACGGGTGAAAGTTTACCTCTCCTCTAACACGCCTCATTCACTATAAACGACACACACCGCTCTCACGTTCAGCTTTACATGAGAGAACATTCAAATGCCgaaaacgttttatttattctcaCACCCTGCGGTGTAAAACGAGCGTGTGTAAGGCGTGAAGAGTATCGATCAGAGCTGGAGGAGACCCAAGCCATCAGTGGAATAAGAGTGCACGTGTACAGGGAGGTATTTGgacatgtgtgtgttatttccaGGGCAGatatccacttcaaatttacacTCATAACGTCTTCTGACTTTGTACTCATGAATATGAACAGAAAACACCAACGAACAGCGTTAGAACTTCGTCGCGAAGCCGCCGACGGTGATTACAGCTTCGAGACGTCTCCAGTAAGAAGTTACAGTAAGAAATCTCTCTCAGCGAATCATCTTCAGTTCCCTAACGAACATTAATCTCCGTAAATGTCGACTGTCAGGAGACCGGCTTGGCCATGCAAGGTCCAGATTTAGTTTCAGTTCTCCTCTAATGTGTCCTTGTACATCGCTCCATTCACGTGTCGATGACGTGTAACGGCCCGTATCTTGATGCTCCCACCGCCATGCTTCTGAGCGTCAGCGTCACTGTGAAGAACCGCACCCCCTTTCACACTAGATCGAGAGAGATTTCACCCACAAAACACTGACGGCTGGTTTATTCACACATCTCATTACCGATCAGACGCGTTACACTAATGGGGCTGGTGGGCGGAGCTCCAGCAGATATCTCTCCAGATTAACTGTATGACTGATGACTCCATGTTCTCGACCCTGAACTGCTTATTAATCTAAAACCCGTCAGATAGCATCCTGTAGTATTCGTAATTCAAATGTGATAGCATCTCCACTTCATCAAATCATTATTAACGTCACTGAAGGCGCTGCGATCACAAGCCACAAGGAGCTGATGATGTAAAAGGCTTAAGTTAATATCTGAACGTTTACCGTGATACGCAATGTTGGAATTAGATTCCTGCCTGTCATCATCTACTTCCTGAATGAAATCATGTCAAACCCGTGGACTCTGGTGTAGTTCTGTATTTTTCCACAAATAAATCACATCCTTCCGCTTTCTCCCGATCTGTAGTTTTCCACTTTCATCAGCACTGCATGCTCACCCTGAAAgcccaaacaggaagtgtgtgtgtatgtgtgtgtgtgtgtgtgtgtgtgtgtgagtgagtttgtGGTTTTTCTCTCTCAAGTGGTTTATTCAAAGATAACATGACCTTAAAATGACAAGCAGCAGGATGTAAAAACTTTCACTAATACAAAACGACGCTGGTAGAAGTTCCACTTCCGGATATGGGTTCTACATGAAACCCGTAAGGACCAACAAAAAAGCTGAAGAACCTTTTGAGGTTCTAgattgaagtttttttttttctaagagtgtatagTGGAAAGATGTTCTTGGTGGAGTTTCAcataatctttttattttatgaaatatcACAAACGTCCATCTTGAGATCTTTTAGTTCCATCCGTACTGGAGGGTTCActcgaaagaaagaaagaaagaaagaaagaaagaaagaaaaaatgggCATTTCACAGATAAGTGCAGAACTTTAATCTACAGAATGTAAAAACGCTGCTTCCGACGAGCTGAAGAACGCTTAAAGGATCTAGAATAGACTGAATTTACTGAACAGTGCAGCGTATAAAGTGATTATGTACACAGGATTATGGGATGTTTTGTGTAGACTGTCTGTATACGCTGACATCTCGTGAGTCTCGAAGTTTATTTTGCTACGCAGATCTCTCAGCCATGACTGAGcgtaaagaataaaaataatcttCCAGCACTTCCTCAGTGAAGTCACCCAGATTTCAACTACAGGAATTttctgctctgtgctgattcagagctggacacacacacacacacacacacacacacacacacacacacacacacacacacacacacacagctgattcACTACCGCTCTCATATTGACCTTTAATTAGTCAGTGTTTTTGTATATGTGTAATAAGAGGAAATATGACAATCACTACATATCATAATACCTGGAAATTTTCATagatcactacacacacacacacacacacacacacacacacacacacacacacacacacacacacacacattattcatgCAGGTAATCAGTGCTATGCTACACCTTAAACCttctggatggatgaatgtaagaatgaatgaacaaatgaatggatggatggataaaggaataaaagaatggatggataaaagaatgaatgaatgggtaaAGGAATAAAAGAATGGACAGATAacggaatggatggatggatggatggataaaggaataaagcaatggatggatggataaaggaATAAAGGAATGGATAGATAaaagaatgaatggatggataaaggaataaaggaatggatggataaaagaaTAAAggaacggatggatggatggataaagaatggatggatggataaaggaataaaaggatggatggatggataaaggaataaagcaatggatggatggataaaggaataaagcaatggatggatggataaaggaataaagcaatggatggatggataaaggaataaaaggatggatggatggataaaggaataaaggaatggatggatggatgatgtttATGGATTATCTCATGGTGTTTTAGTTATGAATAATCCATAACCCGTTGgtgtagaaaaacatttttagtacaGACTTTCTTCACCTTGCCACTTCCTGCTTCTTCCTTGAGGGAAAATCTGCAA of Ictalurus punctatus breed USDA103 chromosome 22, Coco_2.0, whole genome shotgun sequence contains these proteins:
- the ier3 gene encoding radiation-inducible immediate-early gene IEX-1, encoding MYTRSTSMSFTYPSHSASYRPVARSTEPEVFTFDRIPVQHFSPPRQPQRRRVMRVMYPAKVRKYLPPAEKSPAKRWLLALCLVLLAQIYTERDDELDITEPAALSDALSGDLPGDDASASSPLFLNFRSAEESAMRMTSCSKDSGPWINTTCEAEETEVQEHRQPRLQQRKNPYVVALLYPAVLHTLGCEQ